A stretch of the Sorangium aterium genome encodes the following:
- a CDS encoding THUMP domain-containing class I SAM-dependent RNA methyltransferase produces the protein MDFFATAAKGTEPALRDELREHRFRGVRADRGGVHFSGPPDEGFRACIELRTAVRVLVELASFDAPSGDALYEGVSRVDWAPYLSPVHTLAVRASCRSSALTHTQFIAQRTKDAIVDQIRRRVGARPSVDLEDPDLALFLHLVRDSATLYADLGGAALHRRGYRTHIGGAPLKETLAAALLRLSGWDRARPLVDPMCGAGTIALEAALWARDIAPGLRAQRFGFERWACHDQAAARRTTELRDAARARIRPEGPAIVAADIDPGAAEITRGNARMAGVQIEVRCQSITALAPTAPPGHVLTNPPYGERLPGTMALYRDMAAALSRLAGHRVAILAGTEDIEHAMRRRPERSLVVFNGPIECRLLTYDIP, from the coding sequence ATGGACTTCTTCGCGACCGCCGCCAAAGGAACCGAGCCCGCCCTCCGCGACGAGCTCCGCGAGCACCGGTTCCGCGGCGTCCGCGCGGATCGCGGCGGCGTCCACTTCTCCGGCCCGCCGGACGAGGGCTTCCGCGCGTGCATCGAGCTCCGCACCGCCGTGCGCGTGCTCGTCGAGCTCGCCTCCTTCGACGCGCCCAGCGGGGACGCGCTCTACGAGGGCGTCTCGCGCGTCGACTGGGCCCCTTACCTGAGCCCGGTCCACACGCTGGCCGTGCGCGCCTCCTGCCGCTCGAGCGCCCTGACCCACACCCAGTTCATCGCCCAGCGGACCAAGGACGCCATCGTCGACCAGATCCGGCGCCGCGTCGGCGCTCGCCCGTCGGTCGACCTCGAGGACCCGGATCTGGCCCTCTTCCTCCACCTCGTCCGCGACAGCGCGACGCTCTACGCCGACCTCGGCGGCGCCGCGCTCCACCGCCGCGGCTACCGCACGCACATCGGCGGCGCGCCGCTCAAGGAGACGCTCGCCGCCGCGCTGCTCCGCCTCTCCGGCTGGGACCGCGCTCGCCCGCTCGTCGACCCGATGTGCGGCGCCGGCACCATCGCCCTCGAGGCGGCGCTCTGGGCGCGGGACATCGCCCCGGGCCTGCGCGCGCAGCGCTTCGGCTTCGAGCGGTGGGCCTGCCACGATCAGGCCGCCGCGCGGCGCACGACCGAGCTCCGCGACGCCGCCCGCGCGCGGATCCGGCCCGAGGGCCCCGCGATCGTCGCCGCCGACATCGACCCCGGCGCCGCCGAGATCACCCGCGGCAACGCCCGGATGGCCGGCGTGCAGATCGAGGTCCGCTGTCAGTCCATCACCGCGCTCGCCCCGACCGCGCCGCCGGGCCACGTCCTGACCAACCCGCCGTACGGCGAGCGCCTCCCGGGCACGATGGCCCTCTACCGCGACATGGCGGCGGCGCTGTCCCGGCTCGCGGGCCACCGCGTCGCCATCCTCGCCGGCACCGAGGACATCGAGCACGCCATGCGCCGGAGGCCGGAGCGGTCGCTCGTCGTGTTCAACGGCCCTATCGAGTGCCGGCTGCTGACGTACGACATCCCCTGA
- a CDS encoding pyridoxine 5'-phosphate synthase → MKLSVNVNKIALLRNSRGHDAPNVLSFARKIVDYGAHGITIHPRADRRHITPDDARAVTRHITTVETNFEGDLREEFLDLTLELRPTQCTLVPVTPGELTSHRGWDVAKWRFVLQPVVKRLKEEGIRTSLFVEADPAVVPAVAEMGADRIEIYTGPYAQAFDRGDHRAELDKIVATVRAAVAAGVGINAGHDLTVENLAPLVREAPQIQEVSIGHHLVAHALEVGMKQSVRDYLAAVEGRPAPAQ, encoded by the coding sequence ATGAAGCTCAGCGTCAACGTGAACAAGATCGCGCTCCTGCGGAACTCGCGGGGGCACGATGCTCCGAATGTCCTCTCCTTCGCCCGGAAGATCGTGGACTACGGAGCCCATGGCATCACCATCCATCCGAGGGCGGACCGGCGGCACATCACGCCGGACGACGCGCGGGCGGTGACTCGCCACATCACCACGGTGGAGACGAACTTCGAGGGAGATCTCCGCGAGGAGTTCCTGGACCTCACGCTCGAGCTCAGGCCGACGCAGTGCACGCTGGTCCCGGTCACGCCGGGCGAGCTCACCTCGCACCGCGGCTGGGACGTCGCGAAATGGCGCTTCGTCCTCCAGCCGGTGGTGAAGCGGCTCAAGGAGGAGGGGATCCGGACAAGCCTCTTCGTCGAGGCGGATCCGGCGGTGGTGCCGGCGGTCGCGGAGATGGGGGCTGATCGCATCGAGATCTACACTGGGCCTTACGCCCAGGCGTTCGATCGCGGCGATCACCGCGCGGAGCTCGACAAGATCGTCGCGACCGTGAGGGCCGCCGTGGCGGCAGGGGTCGGGATCAACGCGGGGCACGACCTCACCGTGGAGAACCTCGCGCCGCTCGTCCGCGAGGCGCCGCAGATTCAAGAGGTGTCGATCGGTCACCACCTCGTCGCGCATGCGCTCGAGGTCGGGATGAAGCAGTCCGTGCGCGACTACCTCGCGGCCGTCGAGGGGCGCCCCGCGCCCGCGCAGTAG
- a CDS encoding serine/threonine-protein kinase — protein MRHEALLGRKVAGRFTITRFLGQGGMASVFLAERDAEPRRVAIKIMNPEFTADRAFIRRFQREAKAAARVKHPNSVKIFEYGVEGALSYIVMELLSGDDLYVLLERHGAIGQARAVRILSEVCEALAVAHEMGVVHRDLKPENIMVVPDPTHPHGERVKVLDFGIAKVLDTGSSGEAPELLADPLSVVTRAGTFVGTPAYMAPEQCGLLPVDQRADLYTCGVLLFQLVTGRLPFEGETPLHTATLHIHAPVPAPSSCAPGIHPRLEALIVKALAKQPADRYQTARELGYTLHCLLAELPDTAVGLGPISRRQPSSLFSRDASLQRGPMSLPPLTSLPSSTSGPLSGPAPRSELSIESARTLVSGGGGTEVAPPPPVLLHHAPPPSELPQTLDPQAVPPGAGADPQRWAGESVPEISLQLPSWSHGPSEALLSGNGLAEPGAYDDVSGDDDSTLTMVRRDELLAPAKVRVHTAAYDEGDELDITPPGRDVKATLRSAEDFGLGTPERRAEVGLVRVDSVPVPATPQSPLDGGAAGAWDRRSPRVANTLRLVSSHPPAESQMPTVTPGELQAASPQGFGAMGFGAANAETAGDSSAAVVQRAPAAADGASPATPAASVPFELAATIAEQRTVLERRATMPDHVVAPQAPPAPPPAREPSWLAGKRGLIIGFVAGMLLTALAMFLVMRLLS, from the coding sequence ATGAGGCATGAGGCGCTCCTCGGCCGCAAGGTGGCCGGGCGGTTCACGATCACCCGCTTCCTCGGGCAGGGCGGCATGGCCAGCGTCTTCCTCGCCGAGCGCGACGCCGAGCCCCGCCGGGTGGCGATCAAGATCATGAACCCGGAGTTCACCGCGGACCGCGCGTTCATCCGGCGCTTCCAGCGCGAGGCGAAGGCCGCGGCGCGGGTGAAGCACCCGAACTCCGTCAAGATCTTCGAGTACGGGGTCGAGGGCGCCCTCAGCTACATCGTGATGGAGCTGCTCTCGGGGGACGACCTCTACGTCCTCCTAGAGCGCCATGGCGCGATCGGTCAGGCGCGAGCGGTCCGCATCCTCTCGGAGGTGTGTGAGGCGCTCGCGGTCGCCCACGAGATGGGCGTCGTGCACCGCGATCTGAAGCCCGAGAACATCATGGTGGTCCCCGACCCCACGCACCCTCACGGCGAGCGGGTGAAGGTGCTCGATTTCGGGATCGCCAAGGTCCTCGACACCGGCTCGTCCGGTGAAGCGCCCGAGCTCCTCGCCGACCCGCTGTCCGTCGTGACGCGCGCGGGCACGTTCGTCGGCACGCCGGCCTACATGGCTCCGGAGCAGTGCGGGCTGCTTCCGGTGGATCAGCGGGCCGATCTGTACACGTGCGGGGTCCTCTTGTTCCAGCTCGTCACGGGGCGGCTGCCGTTCGAGGGCGAGACGCCGCTCCACACGGCGACGCTCCACATCCATGCGCCGGTGCCGGCGCCGAGCAGCTGCGCGCCGGGGATCCACCCGCGCCTCGAGGCGCTGATCGTGAAGGCGCTCGCCAAGCAGCCGGCGGACAGGTATCAGACGGCGCGTGAGCTCGGGTACACGCTGCACTGCCTGCTGGCCGAGCTGCCTGACACGGCCGTGGGGCTCGGGCCGATCTCGCGCAGGCAGCCGAGCTCGCTGTTCTCGCGGGACGCGTCGCTGCAGCGGGGGCCGATGTCGCTCCCGCCGTTGACGTCGCTGCCGAGCTCGACGTCGGGGCCGCTCTCGGGCCCGGCGCCGAGGTCGGAGCTCTCGATCGAATCGGCCCGGACGCTCGTGTCCGGGGGGGGCGGGACCGAGGTCGCGCCTCCGCCGCCGGTGCTGCTTCACCACGCGCCGCCTCCCTCGGAGCTCCCGCAGACGCTCGATCCGCAGGCGGTTCCGCCGGGGGCGGGCGCCGATCCGCAGCGCTGGGCAGGGGAGTCGGTGCCGGAGATCTCGCTGCAGCTTCCGTCCTGGTCCCACGGCCCCAGCGAGGCGCTGCTCTCGGGGAACGGCCTGGCCGAGCCGGGCGCGTACGACGACGTGAGCGGGGACGACGACAGCACGCTCACCATGGTCCGTCGCGACGAGCTCCTCGCTCCGGCGAAGGTGCGAGTCCACACGGCGGCCTATGACGAGGGCGACGAGCTCGACATCACGCCTCCTGGCCGCGATGTGAAGGCGACGCTCCGCTCGGCCGAGGACTTCGGGCTGGGCACACCCGAGAGGCGGGCCGAGGTCGGCCTCGTGCGCGTCGATTCGGTGCCTGTCCCGGCGACGCCGCAGAGCCCGCTCGACGGGGGCGCGGCGGGGGCGTGGGACAGGAGATCGCCGCGCGTCGCCAACACGCTCCGGCTGGTCTCTTCCCACCCCCCGGCCGAGAGCCAGATGCCCACGGTGACACCCGGCGAGCTCCAGGCGGCGAGCCCGCAGGGGTTCGGGGCGATGGGGTTCGGCGCGGCGAACGCAGAGACCGCCGGGGACTCCTCGGCGGCGGTCGTACAGAGGGCGCCGGCCGCGGCCGACGGCGCCTCGCCGGCGACCCCGGCGGCGTCGGTGCCGTTCGAGCTCGCCGCGACCATCGCAGAGCAGCGCACGGTGCTGGAGCGCCGCGCGACGATGCCCGATCACGTCGTCGCGCCCCAGGCGCCGCCAGCGCCTCCGCCGGCGCGGGAGCCGAGCTGGCTCGCAGGCAAGCGGGGGCTCATCATCGGCTTCGTCGCCGGGATGCTCCTCACGGCGCTGGCCATGTTCCTCGTGATGCGCCTGCTCTCCTGA
- a CDS encoding pectate lyase family protein, which translates to MPASALPSFPGAEGFGAVATGGRGGRVIKVTNLRTSGSGSLQAALDASGPRIIVFDVSGVIEGDVLIRNGDVTIAGQTAPGAGVTIHGRLTAKYSTAVNNIVARFLRVRPVYNGSAGEQFDGVQISRNSKVMLDHMSISWGVDENLDLYEADDVTVQWSTIESSSTTGHPEGMHNYGLINGPDGHRITLHHNLFAHHKARCPAVANGPADILNNVAYNVRHGFVHHNPATGHFNIVGNTYIKGPSDQLIPFYFDDSAGAGLKYFLGDNYIDDPGKFTGTVENPWKQPYLHPSFSKLNKPESYRSATQFNFTREVPGYIPVTTQRAQDAYRLVVAQAGALPRDVVTKGVFKNMERRDGSWGARYVNNLMDGLSPGTAPADADRDGMADAWERAHGLSSSNANDHTKVMPSGYTAIEEYINELAAALINKASGSSAMLPVEGEIEEQIE; encoded by the coding sequence ATGCCAGCCAGCGCGCTCCCGTCGTTTCCGGGGGCAGAGGGCTTTGGCGCCGTCGCGACCGGCGGGCGCGGCGGGCGCGTCATCAAGGTCACCAACCTGCGCACGAGCGGGTCGGGGAGCCTCCAGGCGGCCCTCGACGCGAGCGGGCCTCGCATCATCGTCTTCGACGTGAGCGGCGTGATCGAAGGGGATGTCCTCATCCGGAACGGCGATGTGACGATCGCGGGCCAGACGGCGCCAGGCGCGGGCGTCACCATCCACGGTCGTTTGACCGCGAAGTACTCCACCGCGGTCAACAACATCGTCGCACGGTTCTTGCGTGTCCGGCCCGTGTACAACGGCTCGGCCGGAGAGCAGTTCGACGGAGTGCAGATCTCGCGGAACTCGAAGGTGATGCTCGATCACATGTCGATCTCCTGGGGCGTCGACGAGAACCTGGACCTCTATGAGGCAGATGACGTGACGGTCCAGTGGTCCACCATCGAGTCGTCGTCGACCACGGGGCATCCAGAGGGGATGCATAATTACGGTCTCATCAACGGCCCTGATGGCCACCGGATCACGCTCCACCACAACCTGTTCGCCCACCACAAGGCGCGTTGCCCCGCGGTCGCGAACGGCCCGGCCGACATCCTCAACAACGTGGCCTACAACGTGAGGCACGGGTTCGTGCACCACAACCCGGCGACCGGCCACTTCAACATCGTGGGCAACACGTACATCAAGGGGCCGAGCGATCAGCTGATCCCGTTCTACTTCGACGACAGCGCCGGCGCGGGGCTCAAGTACTTCCTCGGCGACAACTACATCGATGATCCCGGGAAGTTCACGGGCACCGTCGAGAACCCCTGGAAGCAGCCGTACCTCCACCCGAGCTTCAGCAAGCTCAACAAGCCCGAGTCGTACCGCTCGGCGACGCAGTTCAATTTCACGCGGGAGGTCCCGGGGTACATCCCGGTGACGACGCAGCGCGCGCAGGACGCGTATCGGCTCGTCGTCGCGCAGGCGGGCGCGCTGCCGCGTGACGTGGTGACGAAGGGCGTCTTCAAGAACATGGAGCGCCGCGACGGCTCGTGGGGCGCCCGCTACGTGAACAACCTGATGGACGGGCTCAGCCCGGGGACGGCCCCCGCAGACGCCGATCGCGACGGGATGGCGGACGCGTGGGAGCGGGCGCACGGCCTCAGCTCGTCGAACGCGAACGACCACACCAAGGTGATGCCGTCCGGGTACACAGCGATCGAGGAGTACATCAACGAGCTCGCCGCCGCGCTGATCAACAAGGCATCGGGCAGCTCCGCGATGCTCCCGGTCGAGGGCGAAATCGAGGAGCAGATCGAATAG
- a CDS encoding SPW repeat domain-containing protein — protein MAALRGINIALGIWLFISAFAWRHGRDEFTNTWVVGALCVVFALIALWAPKARYVTAILAVWLFVSAWTLPALLMATVWNNALVAVAILVVSLLATEAAVRGSRAAPRV, from the coding sequence ATGGCGGCTTTGCGTGGCATCAACATCGCGCTCGGGATCTGGTTGTTCATCTCCGCGTTCGCCTGGCGCCACGGCCGGGACGAGTTCACCAACACCTGGGTGGTGGGCGCGCTGTGCGTCGTCTTCGCCCTGATCGCGCTCTGGGCGCCCAAGGCGCGTTACGTCACCGCGATCCTCGCGGTCTGGCTCTTCGTCAGCGCCTGGACGCTCCCGGCGCTGCTGATGGCGACGGTGTGGAACAACGCGCTCGTCGCCGTCGCCATCCTCGTCGTGTCGCTCCTCGCGACCGAGGCCGCGGTGCGGGGCTCGCGGGCCGCGCCGCGCGTGTAG